A region from the Actinoplanes sp. OR16 genome encodes:
- a CDS encoding bifunctional diguanylate cyclase/phosphodiesterase, with the protein MLRIWSLVAGAIIATLAVVVLGVLGTRSAVPAWSLWPCAVLAVLLAAAACVLASSSCGGAGSIFWRRFGYAAALLAAGATSQMADTLRNLSEVLAFSPLTGLLYLAAVGIGVFALVRLPGARRTWRGTVALFLDVAIVAVASGLVLTRLLALLPMPLPSGALATALRVIVLAAASAAVVAVVKVSMSATGSVHGPALWLLSPIGVLAPASLVIAPMVQRWPHLSATVIILPPFAVLLTLAAYSQIRSAARPARVAPGSRRRGISAIPYVAVLATAIMLTSVIVATGRLSASLAAGAVVLILLVVVRQHVALSDNVLLLDRLADQTRRDDLTGLPNRRAFTAALQRSSGAVVVAVCDLDGFAALNDSLGDRAGDEVLRQAGERIVRSLGPDAVVARLNGDEFGILVPGDFAADVLLRAFQAPLPADGHDLLVTVTVGVASGSGDEIPDLLRRAELAQQAAKRVGADRYQQHTAALDENAQHSAHLAAALRRGLDRGEFRVVYQPIVELPHGAVSAVEALVRWHPDGDAPISPAEFIPVAEQTGMIIDLGAWVLDTACADAAAWLSLHGPAAPRVSVNVSARQLLDPDLPGLVAAALSRHGLDPARLTLEITETAVFAGGPALATVFALRDLGVGIALDDFGTGHSSLTLLRTCPVTTLKVDKSFIDELNGSPQQEAIAASLSGIAHTLGLRAVAEGVETQDQADRLHALGYRYAQGFHFARPVPAAEIVPVVLTA; encoded by the coding sequence TTGCTCCGGATCTGGTCCCTCGTCGCCGGCGCGATCATCGCGACGCTCGCCGTCGTCGTGCTCGGCGTCCTCGGCACGCGGTCGGCCGTACCCGCGTGGTCGCTCTGGCCGTGCGCCGTCCTCGCCGTGCTCCTCGCCGCCGCGGCCTGCGTGCTCGCTTCCTCTTCCTGCGGCGGCGCGGGCTCGATCTTCTGGAGGAGATTCGGGTACGCCGCTGCGCTCCTGGCGGCGGGCGCCACCAGCCAGATGGCCGACACCCTCCGCAACCTGTCGGAGGTCCTGGCCTTCTCGCCGCTGACCGGCCTGCTCTATCTCGCGGCCGTCGGGATCGGCGTGTTCGCGCTGGTCCGGTTGCCGGGCGCACGCCGCACCTGGCGCGGAACCGTCGCGCTCTTCCTCGACGTGGCGATCGTCGCGGTCGCCTCCGGCCTGGTGCTGACCCGCCTGCTGGCGCTGCTGCCGATGCCGCTGCCCAGTGGCGCCCTCGCCACCGCCCTGCGGGTGATCGTTCTGGCCGCCGCGTCCGCCGCCGTGGTCGCGGTGGTGAAGGTGAGCATGAGCGCCACCGGCTCGGTGCACGGCCCGGCCCTGTGGCTGCTCAGCCCGATCGGCGTGCTCGCCCCGGCGTCACTGGTCATCGCGCCGATGGTGCAGCGGTGGCCGCACCTGAGCGCCACGGTGATCATCCTGCCGCCGTTCGCGGTGCTGCTGACGCTCGCCGCGTACTCCCAGATCCGCAGCGCCGCCCGCCCGGCCCGGGTCGCTCCGGGCTCGCGCCGGCGGGGGATCAGCGCGATCCCGTACGTCGCGGTCCTCGCCACCGCGATCATGCTGACCAGCGTGATCGTCGCGACCGGCCGGCTCTCGGCGAGCCTGGCCGCCGGCGCGGTGGTCCTGATCCTGCTGGTCGTCGTCCGCCAGCACGTCGCGCTCTCCGACAACGTCCTGCTGCTGGACCGCCTCGCCGACCAGACCCGCCGCGACGACCTGACCGGCCTGCCGAACCGCCGCGCCTTCACCGCCGCCCTGCAGCGTTCGTCCGGGGCCGTGGTCGTGGCCGTCTGCGACCTGGACGGTTTCGCCGCGCTCAACGACAGCCTCGGTGACCGGGCCGGCGACGAGGTGCTGCGCCAGGCGGGGGAGAGGATCGTCCGTTCCCTGGGCCCGGACGCCGTCGTGGCCCGCCTGAACGGTGACGAGTTCGGCATCCTGGTCCCCGGGGACTTCGCCGCTGACGTCCTGCTCCGGGCCTTCCAGGCGCCGCTGCCCGCCGACGGTCACGACCTGCTCGTCACGGTGACCGTGGGCGTCGCCTCCGGCAGTGGCGACGAGATCCCCGACCTGCTGCGCCGCGCCGAACTCGCCCAGCAGGCCGCCAAGCGCGTCGGCGCCGACCGCTACCAGCAGCACACCGCCGCCCTCGACGAGAACGCGCAGCACAGCGCCCACCTCGCCGCCGCCCTGCGCCGTGGTCTCGACCGGGGCGAGTTCCGCGTCGTCTACCAGCCCATCGTCGAACTGCCGCACGGCGCCGTCAGCGCCGTCGAAGCTCTGGTCCGCTGGCACCCGGACGGGGACGCGCCGATCTCGCCGGCCGAGTTCATCCCGGTCGCCGAGCAGACCGGCATGATCATCGACCTGGGCGCGTGGGTCCTCGACACCGCCTGCGCCGACGCGGCTGCCTGGCTCTCGCTGCACGGTCCGGCAGCCCCGCGGGTGAGCGTCAACGTCTCCGCCCGCCAGCTGCTGGATCCGGACCTGCCGGGCCTGGTGGCCGCTGCCCTGTCCCGGCACGGGCTGGACCCCGCCCGCCTCACCCTGGAGATCACCGAGACGGCCGTGTTCGCCGGTGGTCCCGCCCTGGCCACCGTCTTCGCGCTGCGCGACCTCGGGGTGGGCATCGCCCTCGACGACTTCGGCACCGGCCACTCGTCGCTGACGCTGCTGCGCACCTGCCCGGTCACCACCCTCAAGGTCGACAAGTCGTTCATCGACGAGCTGAACGGCAGCCCGCAGCAGGAGGCGATCGCCGCCTCGCTCAGCGGGATCGCCCACACGCTCGGACTGCGGGCCGTCGCCGAGGGCGTGGAGACGCAGGACCAGGCCGATCGTCTGCACGCCCTCGGCTACCGGTACGCCCAGGGCTTCCACTTCGCCCGCCCGGTGCCCGCCGCCGAGATCGTCCCGGTCGTTCTCACAGCGTGA
- a CDS encoding xylulokinase — MTADIRNIIETGRTAIGIELGSTRIKAVLTGPDHTALAVGSHDWENQFVDRVWTYSLEAVWEGLRACFAALADDVRRQHGAELRTTGALGVSAMMHGYLAFDADGELLTPFRTWRNTNTGDASEALSELFGYNIPHRWSIAHLYQAVLNGEEHLSRLAHLTTLAGYVHWKLTGRQVLGVGDASGVFPIDIATGGYDARRIEQFDELAAGRLPRKLAELLPAVLPAGEPAGTLTEEGARLLDPSGTLQPGAALCPPEGDAGTGMVATNSVARRTGNISAGTSIFAMIVLDGELSRVHPEVDLVTTPAGDLVAMVHCNNGASELNAWAGLFAEFTAALGVDVGSDKIFETLFRSALAGAPDGGGLLAFNNLSGEPITKLHEGRPLFLRVPGSSLSLATFMRTQIYAALATLRIGMDVLQKAENVQLDRMFAHGGLFKTPGVAQNLLAAAIDTPVSVGDLAAEGGAWGIAVLAGFLRDRAEGQTLDDFLNTVVFADARLETVSPDPADVEGFTAFMERYAAALPIQQAAVDHS, encoded by the coding sequence ATGACCGCCGACATCCGTAACATCATCGAAACCGGCCGCACGGCGATCGGGATCGAGCTGGGCTCGACCCGCATCAAGGCCGTGCTGACCGGTCCGGACCACACGGCCCTCGCCGTGGGCAGCCACGACTGGGAGAACCAGTTCGTCGACCGGGTCTGGACGTACTCCCTGGAGGCGGTCTGGGAAGGCCTGCGGGCGTGCTTCGCCGCGCTCGCCGACGACGTCCGGCGGCAGCACGGGGCCGAGCTGCGCACCACCGGCGCGCTCGGCGTCTCCGCGATGATGCACGGCTACCTCGCCTTCGACGCCGACGGCGAGTTGCTCACCCCGTTCCGCACCTGGCGCAACACGAACACCGGTGACGCGTCCGAGGCGCTCAGCGAACTGTTCGGCTACAACATCCCGCACCGCTGGAGCATCGCCCACCTCTACCAGGCCGTGCTGAACGGCGAGGAGCACCTGAGCCGGCTCGCGCACCTCACCACGCTCGCCGGGTACGTGCACTGGAAGCTCACCGGCCGCCAGGTCCTCGGCGTCGGCGACGCGAGCGGCGTGTTCCCGATCGACATCGCGACCGGCGGCTACGACGCGCGGCGCATCGAGCAGTTCGACGAGCTCGCCGCCGGCCGGCTGCCGCGCAAGCTGGCCGAGCTGCTGCCGGCCGTGCTGCCCGCCGGCGAGCCGGCCGGGACGCTCACCGAGGAGGGCGCCCGGCTGCTCGACCCGAGCGGCACACTGCAGCCGGGGGCGGCGCTCTGCCCGCCGGAGGGGGACGCCGGGACCGGCATGGTCGCCACCAACTCGGTGGCCCGGCGTACCGGGAACATCAGCGCCGGGACCAGCATCTTCGCCATGATCGTGCTGGACGGCGAACTCAGCCGGGTGCACCCCGAGGTGGACCTGGTCACGACGCCGGCCGGGGACCTGGTCGCGATGGTGCACTGCAACAACGGCGCGAGCGAGCTGAACGCGTGGGCGGGTCTGTTCGCCGAGTTCACCGCCGCTCTGGGTGTCGACGTGGGCTCGGACAAGATCTTCGAGACGCTGTTCCGCTCGGCCCTGGCCGGCGCCCCGGACGGCGGCGGGCTGCTCGCCTTCAACAACCTCTCCGGTGAGCCGATCACCAAGCTGCACGAGGGCCGTCCGCTGTTCCTGCGCGTGCCGGGCAGCTCGCTCTCGCTGGCGACGTTCATGCGGACCCAGATCTACGCCGCCCTCGCCACCCTGCGCATCGGCATGGACGTGCTGCAGAAGGCGGAGAACGTCCAGCTGGACCGGATGTTCGCGCACGGCGGCCTGTTCAAGACCCCCGGGGTCGCGCAGAACCTCCTGGCCGCCGCGATCGACACGCCGGTGTCGGTCGGCGACCTGGCCGCCGAAGGCGGCGCGTGGGGCATCGCGGTGCTGGCCGGCTTCCTCCGCGACCGCGCTGAGGGCCAGACCCTCGACGACTTCCTGAACACCGTCGTGTTCGCGGACGCGCGCCTGGAGACGGTCTCCCCCGACCCGGCCGACGTCGAGGGCTTCACCGCGTTCATGGAGCGGTACGCCGCCGCGCTGCCGATCCAGCAGGCGGCGGTCGACCACAGCTAG
- a CDS encoding radical SAM protein codes for MQSRTDLVEDLMARFPHVPREAVIKEDLLRGGLAFDESALTDNENGDVKPKSYFIFSFDHRTLPELGEAALRRPPEEIVLTGGPYDLRRTVVSVRINPSSPYRVKPDADGRLQLFLDGKPIADVGLPPMPDYYRHTLENGKQVMEVAPTIQWGYLVYLTVFRVCQYFGAKEECQYCDINHNWRQHKAAGRPYTGVKPIDEVLEALAIIDKHDTLKTSTAYTLTGGSVTSQVGGKTEADFYGQYAQAIEERFPGRWIGKVVAQALPKEDVQRFKDYGIQIYHPNYEVWDKRLFELYCPGKERYVGREEWHRRILDSAEIFGARNVIPNFVAGIEMAEPFGFTSVDEAIDSTTEGLHYFMSKGITPRFTTWCPEPTTPLGKTNPNGAPLEYHIRLLESYRATMEHYGLSSPPGYGPAGAGNAVFSVSSFMDSLPAEK; via the coding sequence ATGCAGTCGCGTACCGATCTCGTCGAAGACTTGATGGCGCGTTTTCCTCACGTGCCGCGGGAAGCGGTGATCAAGGAAGATCTGCTGCGGGGTGGTCTCGCGTTCGACGAGTCGGCGCTCACCGACAACGAGAACGGTGACGTCAAGCCGAAGTCGTACTTCATCTTCTCCTTCGACCACCGCACCCTTCCGGAGCTGGGCGAGGCCGCGCTGCGCCGCCCGCCGGAGGAGATCGTGCTGACCGGCGGGCCCTACGACCTACGCCGCACGGTGGTCTCGGTCCGCATCAACCCGTCATCGCCCTACCGCGTGAAGCCGGACGCCGACGGCCGTCTGCAGCTCTTCCTGGACGGCAAGCCGATCGCCGACGTCGGCCTGCCGCCGATGCCGGACTACTACCGGCACACCCTGGAGAACGGCAAGCAGGTCATGGAGGTGGCCCCGACGATCCAGTGGGGTTACCTCGTCTACCTGACGGTCTTCCGCGTCTGCCAGTACTTCGGCGCCAAGGAGGAGTGCCAGTACTGCGACATCAACCACAACTGGCGCCAGCACAAGGCGGCCGGTCGTCCCTACACCGGTGTGAAGCCGATCGACGAGGTCCTCGAGGCGCTCGCCATCATCGACAAGCACGACACCCTCAAGACGTCGACCGCCTACACCCTGACCGGCGGCAGCGTCACGTCGCAGGTCGGCGGCAAGACGGAAGCCGACTTCTACGGGCAGTACGCCCAGGCGATCGAGGAACGCTTCCCCGGCCGCTGGATCGGCAAGGTCGTCGCCCAGGCGCTGCCGAAGGAAGACGTCCAGCGGTTCAAGGACTACGGCATCCAGATCTACCACCCCAACTACGAGGTGTGGGACAAGCGGCTGTTCGAGCTCTACTGCCCCGGCAAGGAGCGCTACGTGGGCCGTGAGGAGTGGCACCGCCGCATCCTCGACTCCGCGGAGATCTTCGGCGCGCGCAACGTCATCCCGAACTTCGTGGCGGGCATCGAGATGGCCGAGCCGTTCGGTTTCACCTCGGTCGACGAGGCGATCGACTCGACCACCGAGGGCCTGCACTACTTCATGTCGAAGGGCATCACGCCCCGGTTCACCACCTGGTGCCCGGAGCCGACCACGCCGCTCGGCAAGACGAACCCGAACGGCGCGCCCCTGGAGTACCACATCCGCCTCCTGGAGTCGTACCGCGCGACCATGGAGCACTACGGCCTGTCCAGCCCGCCCGGATACGGCCCGGCCGGCGCCGGCAACGCCGTCTTCTCGGTGAGCTCGTTCATGGATTCGCTGCCCGCGGAGAAGTGA
- a CDS encoding alpha/beta hydrolase — protein MRFTTEQRLDDGVLEREFTLGEIPGILWTPGSASAPAPLVLLGHPGLGLRRMYPRLAARARRCAADGFAAATIELPGSGDRPRWAAAERARADLRRALEAGGPVSDEIIDELVLPLVDHAVPEWQAALDALLALPEIGGPVGYSGGVISIGVRLAAVEPRIVAAGLFAGSFVPRAIVEEARQVTIPLHVLLQWDDEGNDRQAALVLFDAFGSPEKTLHANMGGHTGVPPFAGEDAARFFARHLR, from the coding sequence ATGCGATTCACCACTGAGCAGCGCCTCGACGACGGCGTCCTCGAGCGCGAATTCACCCTCGGCGAGATCCCGGGCATCCTCTGGACGCCCGGATCCGCATCCGCACCGGCCCCGCTCGTCCTGCTCGGCCATCCCGGGCTCGGCTTGCGCCGGATGTATCCCCGTCTGGCGGCTCGAGCGCGGCGCTGCGCGGCGGACGGCTTCGCCGCGGCCACCATCGAGCTTCCCGGCAGCGGCGACCGGCCTCGCTGGGCCGCCGCCGAGCGGGCCCGAGCCGACCTGCGCCGGGCGCTGGAGGCGGGCGGGCCGGTCAGCGACGAGATCATCGACGAGCTCGTTCTGCCGCTCGTCGATCACGCGGTCCCGGAATGGCAGGCCGCCCTGGACGCCCTGCTGGCGCTGCCGGAGATCGGCGGCCCGGTCGGGTACTCGGGCGGGGTGATCTCCATCGGCGTCCGCTTGGCGGCGGTCGAACCGCGCATCGTGGCCGCCGGGCTGTTCGCGGGCAGTTTCGTGCCCCGCGCCATCGTCGAGGAGGCCCGGCAGGTCACCATTCCGCTGCACGTCCTGCTGCAGTGGGACGACGAGGGGAACGACCGGCAGGCAGCGCTGGTCCTGTTCGACGCCTTCGGCTCCCCGGAGAAGACGCTGCACGCCAACATGGGCGGGCACACCGGCGTCCCGCCGTTCGCCGGAGAGGACGCGGCCAGGTTCTTCGCCCGGCATCTGCGCTAG
- a CDS encoding cyclase family protein produces MCVSHVSRRSALLGGAAILTAAAVASPGTAAAAQATPRHGVLDLTYPLGPSFPGFEPGEEAARRTVKTIEADGYYMQEWTMIEHVGTHVDAPIHFAAGGRDSTELRPSELILPAVVVDIAARAATDPDTVVTVADLRAFERRHGRIPDGAAVLMNSGWGARSGSAAAYRNDLIFPGFGIDACEWLLAKRRVRSLGVDTLSIDPGTSETFDTHLALARRDRYGIENLANVDRLPATGARIVVGLIPYVNGSGGQARVLATW; encoded by the coding sequence ATGTGCGTGAGCCACGTTTCCCGACGCAGCGCCCTTCTCGGCGGCGCCGCCATCCTGACCGCCGCCGCCGTCGCGAGCCCGGGGACCGCCGCCGCGGCTCAGGCCACGCCGCGGCACGGCGTCCTCGACCTCACCTATCCGCTCGGGCCGTCCTTCCCCGGCTTCGAACCCGGCGAGGAGGCGGCGCGGCGGACCGTCAAGACGATCGAGGCCGACGGCTACTACATGCAGGAGTGGACGATGATCGAGCACGTCGGCACGCACGTCGACGCGCCGATCCACTTCGCCGCCGGCGGCAGGGACTCCACCGAGCTGCGGCCGTCCGAGCTGATCCTGCCGGCCGTCGTCGTCGACATCGCCGCGCGGGCCGCGACGGATCCGGACACCGTCGTGACGGTCGCCGACCTGCGCGCCTTCGAGCGGCGGCACGGCCGGATCCCGGACGGCGCCGCGGTGCTGATGAATTCCGGCTGGGGCGCCCGGAGCGGTAGCGCGGCGGCGTACCGGAATGATCTGATCTTCCCGGGTTTCGGCATCGACGCCTGCGAGTGGCTGCTGGCGAAGCGCCGGGTCAGGAGCCTCGGCGTGGACACGCTCAGCATCGATCCGGGCACCTCGGAGACGTTCGACACGCACCTGGCGCTGGCCCGGCGCGACCGCTACGGCATCGAGAACCTGGCGAACGTCGATCGGCTCCCGGCGACCGGTGCAAGGATCGTCGTGGGTCTCATCCCTTACGTGAACGGCTCGGGCGGACAGGCCCGCGTGCTGGCGACCTGGTGA